DNA from Paludisphaera mucosa:
ACGGCCTTGTGTATCAATTCGTTAAGCGGGGAGCCAGCCCCCTTCCCTCGTGTGGGGCCGGGCCCTAAGATTTATCGCTGGTATGCGGCGTTGCATGCTTCTCATGGTGTCATGTTACTGCAAAAAGCCGTCGTCAATCTTCATGTGTCGAGTCCGGATCGACGGCGAACGACGGTGGGTGCTTCTTCCATGGCGAGTAAGGGACGGATGTTCGCCGGCTGCACGGTGGCGCTGGCGACACCATTTCGTGACGGCGAGGTCGACGAGCCGGCCCTCCGCTCCTGGGTCGAGTGGCAGGTCGCGCAGGGGACGCCGATCCTCAGCCCGGTCGGAACGACCGGCGAGGCGCCGACGCTCTCGCACCTCGAGCACGAGCGGGTGATCGCGATCGTGGTGGAGACCGCCGCGGGCCGCGCCAAGGTCGTGCCCGGCACGGGCTCGAACGCCACGACGGAGGCGATCCGGCTCACCAAGTTCGCCGCCCGCGCCGGGGCGGACGGGGCCCTGATGGTCGCTCCGTACTACAACCGCCCCAGCCAGGAGGGGATCTACCGCCATTTCGCGGCCGTCGCCGAGGCCGTCGACCTGCCGATCGTGCTCTACAACATCCCGTCCCGGACGGGCCGCAACGTCGAGCCCGAGACGATCGAGCGGCTGGCCGCGATCGACTCGATCGTCGCCATCAAGGAGGCCGCCGGGTCGCTCGACCAGGTGAGCGACATCCTCGCCCGCACCGACCTCACGGTCCTCTCGGGCGACGACAGCCTGACGCTGCCGATGCTCGCCATCGGCGCCGAGGGCGTCGTCTCCGTGGCGGCCAACCTGGTCCCTCGCGACATCCGGGGCATGATCGACGACTTCAACGCCGGCGACGCCCCGGCCGCCCGCGAGCGCCACGCCAGGCTCTTCCCGCTCTGCCGCGACCTGCTCGGCCTGGCGCCCAACCCGGTCCCGCTCAAGGCCGCGCTCGCCCTCCTCGGCCGGGGCAACGGCGAGATCCGCCTGCCGCTCTGCCCGCTCGACGAGGCGGCCGCCGCCAAGCTCTCCCGCGCCCTCGCCCGCTACGGCCTGCTGGAGTCCTGACCCGATCGCAACCGATCCCGAGATTGATCTGCACGCATCCTGAAAATGGATTATTCTTAAGTCGCAACGCCTCCGCTCCGAGTCGCCTGTTCGTCCGTCAGCCGCCTTCACTCCTCCGCCGCCGTGGGCCTCGACCTCTCCTCGATGGCCCGACCGACAACATCAACCACAATCCGCAGCCTCCACGTCTCGGCCCTCCCGCGTACGGTTCGGGGGCCCCGCGACGATTCTCTCCACGACGCTCGCTCCGAATTCCTTAGTTCATCGCTCGCGTCCAAACGCCTCGACCTCGAACCAGACCGCTTCGGACTCTCTTGCAAAGGGATCTCGCCATGGCTCGCAAAACGACGTCCACGAACGGCAACGGCAACGGCAAGGTGGAGGAACAGGCCCCGGAGGTCTCCGACCAGTCGATCCGCGAGCTCGCCCAGGTTTTCAAGCTCCTGAGCGACGAGACGCGACTGCGGATCTTGTTCTACCTGGCGCTCTCGCAGAACGGCGAGCTGCACGTGACCGAGCTGTGCAATCGGCTGGGCCAGAGCCAGCCGGCCGTGAGCCATCACCTGGCGCTCCTTCGCGTCTCGAGCCTCATCGAGTCCCGGCGCGAGGGCAAGCACAACTTCTACAGCGTGCGCACCGAGCACTTCGGCGAGCTGCTGCTGAGCCTCTTCTCGGCCGCCGGCGAGACGCCCAAGAACAAGAAGTACCGCTTCCACGACTTCGTCCTGAACTACACCGGCGCCTGACGCCGAGGCTCGCGAGACCTCGGGGGGCGACCTCACCCCGCCCCCGACGCCGCGAGGCCGGACGGCTCTGGTCCGGCCCCTTTCGAATCGACCCCGTTCGGTTCGGCTTGACCCCCTCGGGGCTTCGGCGCAGAATGCCCGCGTCGGCTCGCCGGGGCGTCGGACCTCGCCCGGATGCGCGAGCGTCGATCCGCCCGCGATGGAGTTCGCGGGCGAGCGCGAGCAAGGGCGTCGGCCCGCGATCACCAGCGGTGCAAAAAGGAGTTTCCCGATGGTTCTCTCATCTCGTTTGATCGTGGCGGCGGGTCTCGGCGTCGTGGGAGCCGGACTCCTGGTCGCGCCCATCCAGGGCCAGCAGGACGGGGCCGTCCGCAAGACCAACGGCGGCGCCTCGCAGTTCAAGGAAGGGACCCCGCCGGTCATCGGCACGATCGACCTGGACGGCGTCTTCAAGAACTACGAGAAGGTCAAGTACGCCAACGAGGAGTTCCAGGCCTCGCTGCTCGCCAAGCGCAACGAGCTGATGAAGATCCAGCAGGAGATGACCCAGGAGGCCGAGCTGCTCCAGCGCTACGCCCCGGGCCAGGAAGAATACAAGAAGCAGGAAAACAAGCTCACGGTCCTGAAGGCCCAGATCGAGGCCGGCCGCGAGCAGGCCGAGCGCGAGTTCCAGTCGAAGGAAGCCGAGGCCATGGCCAGCCTCTACAACGAGGTGACCGAGGTGGCCAAGCGGGTCGCCAAGAGCCGCAAGATGACCTACGTCGTCAAGGTCACCAACCAGGCCCCCAGCGGCACGAACCCGAACTCGGTGATGGCCGCGATGGCCAACCCGATGATCTACTTCGACCCCGCCAACGACATCACCCAGGACGTCGTCTACAACCTGAACAAGGTCTACAAGGACGCCGGCGGCCCGATCGCCAAGGGCGTCGCCGCGCCGGCCGCCAAGGCCGCCCTCGGGGCCCCCGCAGCCGCGACGCCCCCGGCCGCCGCCGCCGCCCCCAAGGCGACCGTCCGCTGAGCCGACGGGGCGGGCGTCGCGCCCGCCCCCGCCTCCCCCGGCGCGGCTTCCGCCGCGCTCCGGGGCGCCGTCCCGATCACGGACCGATCGGGACCTCCACGGGAAGCCCGCCGCTCCGGCGCCGCATCGGCCGCCAGGCGGGCGAAAGGACCAGGGAAGGTATGCTCATCTCCAAGCGACCCCAGCG
Protein-coding regions in this window:
- the dapA gene encoding 4-hydroxy-tetrahydrodipicolinate synthase; translated protein: MASKGRMFAGCTVALATPFRDGEVDEPALRSWVEWQVAQGTPILSPVGTTGEAPTLSHLEHERVIAIVVETAAGRAKVVPGTGSNATTEAIRLTKFAARAGADGALMVAPYYNRPSQEGIYRHFAAVAEAVDLPIVLYNIPSRTGRNVEPETIERLAAIDSIVAIKEAAGSLDQVSDILARTDLTVLSGDDSLTLPMLAIGAEGVVSVAANLVPRDIRGMIDDFNAGDAPAARERHARLFPLCRDLLGLAPNPVPLKAALALLGRGNGEIRLPLCPLDEAAAAKLSRALARYGLLES
- a CDS encoding ArsR/SmtB family transcription factor, whose translation is MARKTTSTNGNGNGKVEEQAPEVSDQSIRELAQVFKLLSDETRLRILFYLALSQNGELHVTELCNRLGQSQPAVSHHLALLRVSSLIESRREGKHNFYSVRTEHFGELLLSLFSAAGETPKNKKYRFHDFVLNYTGA
- a CDS encoding OmpH family outer membrane protein yields the protein MVLSSRLIVAAGLGVVGAGLLVAPIQGQQDGAVRKTNGGASQFKEGTPPVIGTIDLDGVFKNYEKVKYANEEFQASLLAKRNELMKIQQEMTQEAELLQRYAPGQEEYKKQENKLTVLKAQIEAGREQAEREFQSKEAEAMASLYNEVTEVAKRVAKSRKMTYVVKVTNQAPSGTNPNSVMAAMANPMIYFDPANDITQDVVYNLNKVYKDAGGPIAKGVAAPAAKAALGAPAAATPPAAAAAPKATVR